Genomic segment of Clupea harengus unplaced genomic scaffold, Ch_v2.0.2, whole genome shotgun sequence:
TTGGTGAAGGAAGCTCTTCTTGTTTCCTCTGTATTGTTTCAGGCCAGCGAACCATTGGTGTGATCACCAAACTGGACCTAATGGACGAGGGACGAATGCCAGGGACATCCTGGAGAACAGGTTACTACCCCTACGGAGAGGTATAGTGGAGATGAGCTggcagtttgtgtgtctgtttctgtgtgtgtgtgtgtgtgtgtgtgtttgtgtgtgtgtttgtgtgtgtgtttgtgtgtgtgtgtgtgtgtgtgtgtgtgaatttgaccTCTGCTTTGCTTCAGTATAGAAATGAACAACAAATATTCATTGTTTTAGTTTTTACTCATTAGACTGTAATTGAATTACAAATAATTCCTATGTGAGTTCAAAATTCTATGTAAAACATTCTGTATCTAATTATAATCAACAATTTGGATGTTATTGACCTGTTAACAGCATGTAACTTAATTAAATGTGTTCAGATTAAAAATAAACACCCACCTAAAATgggaggacattttttttttttacattggaAGGGCAGGAGATCTGTAATTATCACAGTTCTACTTCTGATTATCTCCCATTTTTCCAAGTATCATATTGCATACCAGTGTATAAATGTTGGCCCTGGTTTCCCGGTTGATCTGTAAGTGGGATCATTGTCAAGTGAATAATGCTGTTGGGATTCCAGACTGTCCTCCCCTCGCTGTGCGGTAACACAGGGCTTGAGTTACAAGCActtttactgctgctgctgtggagtggagtggagtggtagCTGTATATGCACCAGACAGAGGGCCCGTCTTAGGCCTGCAGCAGCGCCAGGGCTAAAGCAGCACCAGGTGCAGGGGCGTTCATGCTTCCTCAGGCCCCGCTAATCCATTCGCCACGGAGGCCAGCTTTCAGCTCATGAGAGAGGCCGTGGTGGCAGGCAGCAGAAACCTAGCGCTGCCCCTCTTTTTATGCGGATAAGGGCGCCTTGCCCGCTGCTAATGGCCGGCATTATCTTATGAGTGACTCTTACCACAGTTGTGTTTCTCACAGACAagctcatctttctctttctccatctcccccttgccctctctctctctctctctctctctctctctctctctctgtagtagCCTTTTTAGGTGTCCTTGAATCAGATGAGGGTTCAATAAAAGGGTTTTAAACATCAAAcatctctatttccctctctctttgtctttctctcgctctatgtctctgtctctatccctttattctttccttctctatccttctctatccccctttctAGGCTACATAGGGATAGTGAACCGCAGTCAGAAGGACGTTGATGGGAAGAAGGATATCAAGGTGGCCCTGGCTGCTGAAAGAATGTTCTTCCTGTCTCACCCTGCGTATAAACACATAGCCCACTCCATGGGCACTGCTTACTTGCAGCAAGTGCTCAACCAGGTGAGGGGGAAGGCAGAGGCAGGTAGAGAAGGAATTTAGAAGACTGAATGTGACGTAAGAATgttctctgtcctcttctctcctagCAACTGACAAATCACATCCGGGAAACACTTCCGGCATTCCGCAGTAAGCTGCAGAGCCAGCTGCTGGTACTAGACAAGGAGGCAGAGGAATATCGTCAGTACCAGCCAGATGACCCCTCACGCAAAACCAAATTACTGCTACAGTGAGAGTCTGTCCCAAagtccgtgtgtatgtgtgtgtgtaacatagagttagtgttagtgttttaGACAGTCACCCTCATATATACCTGTATGCTTTGCTGCAGACTGGTTCAGTACTTTGGGGTGGACTTTGAGAAGAAGATTGAAGGCTCCGGTGATCAGGTGGACACGGTGGAGTTATCAGGAGGAGCCAAAATCAACCGCATCTTCCATGAGCGATTTCCTTTTGACCTGGTCAAGGTTAGCCCAGAAGAGTCATATTTTTTCACTGACTGACCGCATAGTTGTTCTGGCCTTCTGAATGCTCCTTTTTAGGGCCCCCTTATTAGTGCCCTAATTCTAATGTTGCCCTGTGTGTCCCAAGATGGAGCTGGATGAGAGGGAGCTGCGGCGAGAGATCAGCTACGCCATTAAGAACATCCATGGCATCAGGTCAGTTTCCTCACGGCACTGCTGTGTCCAGGCGAGCGACTGGCAAAGTTTAAACCGGGTGCTGCTGACTGACCGACTGCTCACCTCTCGTTTATGTCTGTTCCCTCCAAATTCCTGTTTTTCACTGTTACACCCTCCTTCATCTCTTCCCTCTGTTATGACTTCATCTTTGCTCTCATGACACGACTTTATTCCCTACACTTGTCCCTCGCCTACTGTAAacgtgtctgttgggcccccaTTTTATGGTATttattttccccctctctctttatttctccccATGCATGGCTTTCTTCCTTCATTGCTTAATACTCTgccttggctctctctctctctctctcttggtctgtgtcctctgtccacccctctccctccctctcctggtcTAGGACAGGCCTGTTCACTCCAGACTTGGCGTTTGAGGCCATGGTGAAGAAGCAGATAATCAAGCTCAGAGGGCCTTGCCTCAAGTGTGTGGATATGGTGACCGAGGAGCTCATTAGGACAGTGCACCAGTGCACTAGAAAGGTACCTgcaatagacacagacagacagacagacagacagacagacagacagacagacgttcaGATAGTGTGGTAGAGCTGAAGACTGTCCTTCTCTGTTGGCCTAGTGGAGGTCAGCCGTGAAACCACAATACCACTGTCACAAGGAGTCAACACTGTAAATGCCTGGCCGAGTAAGATGCATTTTCTGTGAAAGCTTGTTATGTGCTATGagcagatagacaaacagactTTTGCGGCAGAACTATTCTGAAAACTGTTCTTATCGGTCAGCGTAGTTGAGGTCAGATGTTAAACCACACAGTTCCACTGTCACAAAGAGTCAACATTGTGGAGTGTATTTGCTGTGAGAGCTTGTTCTGTCTGATGGTTGGTGTTTTTTCTGCAGTTGGCTAGCTATCCTAAACTGCAGGAGGAAACAGAGAGGATTGTGGCCACTCACATTCGGGACCAAGAGAGTCGTTCCAAGGACCAGGTCAAACATTATGATCTAACATTGTGGTCACAAGcactcatgtacacatacagtatatccagTAGGTATCAAATAATTCTAAATAAAGATCATTTGTATCCACGGCATGTCTCAGCATGCTGATTTTTCACAAGCTGTAATAGATGAAACACAACA
This window contains:
- the dnm3a gene encoding LOW QUALITY PROTEIN: dynamin 3a (The sequence of the model RefSeq protein was modified relative to this genomic sequence to represent the inferred CDS: inserted 1 base in 1 codon), whose protein sequence is MGNQGMEELIPLVNKLQDAFSAIGQICNLDLPQIAVVGGQSAGKSSVLENFVGRDFLPRGSGIVTRRPLVLQLVNHDTEYAEFLHCKGRKMTDFEEVRKEIESETERLTGANKGISPVPINLRIYSPNVLNLTLIDLPGITKVPVGDQPPDIEYQIRDMIMQFICRDNCLVLAVTPANMDLASSDALKLSKDVDPQGQRTIGVITKLDLMDXGTNARDILENRLLPLRRGYIGIVNRSQKDVDGKKDIKVALAAERMFFLSHPAYKHIAHSMGTAYLQQVLNQQLTNHIRETLPAFRSKLQSQLLVLDKEAEEYRQYQPDDPSRKTKLLLQLVQYFGVDFEKKIEGSGDQVDTVELSGGAKINRIFHERFPFDLVKMELDERELRREISYAIKNIHGIRTGLFTPDLAFEAMVKKQIIKLRGPCLKCVDMVTEELIRTVHQCTRKLASYPKLQEETERIVATHIRDQESRSKDQVLLLIEIQLSYINTNHEDFIGFTNAQQRTSQPSKKIAAGNQGAVYLLHRQIVRVQFL